From Solidesulfovibrio carbinoliphilus subsp. oakridgensis, the proteins below share one genomic window:
- the lysA gene encoding diaminopimelate decarboxylase, whose amino-acid sequence MHHFAYRGGELYAEDVPVSTLVAAYGTPLYVYSAATLRRHFTAFDSAFGGLPHLTCFSVKANSNLSVLKTLAAMGAGVDIVSGGELYRALAAGVAPEKIVYSGVGKRAAEIEQALTAGILMFNVESLGELERISAIAKRLGKTAQVSLRINPDVDPKTHPYISTGLKKNKFGLDIENSLAAYAKAMELPNITPVGIDCHIGSQLTSISPFLEALDKILTFREKLCAMGIVPRYLDLGGGLGIQYDEEDPPHPKEFGEALTKALGDLPMTLILEPGRVIVGNAGILVTEVVYTKKTPSKDFVIVDAAMNDLIRPSLYDSFHAIREVRPAGRETLNVDVVGPICESGDFLARDRDLPAVAPGELLAVYSAGAYGFTMSSNYNSRPRAAEVLVDGETVTVARRRETYEDLIALER is encoded by the coding sequence GCACCCCGCTCTACGTTTACAGCGCCGCCACCCTGCGCCGCCATTTCACGGCCTTTGACTCGGCGTTTGGCGGCCTGCCCCACCTCACCTGCTTTTCCGTCAAGGCCAATTCGAACCTGAGCGTCCTTAAAACCCTGGCGGCCATGGGGGCTGGCGTGGACATTGTCTCGGGCGGGGAGCTCTACCGGGCGTTGGCCGCCGGTGTCGCCCCGGAAAAGATCGTCTACTCGGGCGTGGGCAAGCGGGCCGCCGAGATCGAGCAGGCGCTCACGGCCGGCATCCTCATGTTCAACGTGGAATCCCTGGGCGAACTCGAACGCATAAGCGCCATTGCCAAGCGCCTGGGCAAGACCGCGCAGGTGAGCCTTCGCATCAACCCGGACGTGGACCCCAAGACCCATCCGTATATTTCCACGGGGCTCAAAAAGAACAAGTTCGGCCTGGACATCGAAAATTCCCTGGCCGCCTATGCCAAGGCCATGGAACTGCCGAACATCACCCCGGTCGGCATCGACTGCCACATCGGCTCCCAGCTCACCTCCATCTCGCCCTTCCTGGAGGCCCTGGACAAGATCCTGACCTTCCGCGAGAAGCTCTGCGCCATGGGCATCGTACCCCGCTACCTGGACCTCGGCGGCGGACTCGGCATCCAGTACGACGAGGAAGACCCGCCCCACCCCAAGGAATTCGGCGAGGCCCTGACCAAGGCCCTGGGCGACCTGCCCATGACGCTCATCCTCGAACCCGGCCGGGTCATCGTCGGCAATGCCGGCATCCTGGTCACCGAGGTCGTGTACACCAAAAAGACGCCGAGCAAGGATTTCGTCATCGTGGACGCGGCCATGAACGACCTGATCAGGCCCTCGCTCTACGACTCCTTCCATGCCATCCGCGAGGTCCGGCCGGCCGGCCGGGAGACGCTCAACGTGGACGTGGTCGGCCCCATCTGCGAGTCCGGCGATTTCCTGGCCCGGGACCGGGACCTGCCGGCCGTGGCCCCGGGCGAATTGCTCGCCGTCTACTCGGCCGGCGCCTACGGCTTCACCATGTCCTCGAACTACAACTCCCGGCCCCGGGCGGCCGAGGTCCTGGTCGACGGCGAGACAGTCACGGTGGCCCGCCGTCGTGAGACCTACGAGGACCTGATCGCCCTGGAACGCTAG
- a CDS encoding GDSL-type esterase/lipase family protein, with the protein MNAALPALLILQIVFCGDSITKGWEIYNLFDQPQKVYINGVESCTSADILKRIEPIAAKKPHKLFLMIGINEIKAQNRIIDNYDKIIRIIQEASPYTLIYVQSILPTRSQTIDNADILATNKRLKALCARQNNFVRYIDLYDSFLADDGKLGPNFTEDGIHLTKNGYSLWKKLLLSQM; encoded by the coding sequence GTGAATGCCGCCTTGCCTGCGCTTCTCATCCTGCAAATCGTCTTTTGCGGTGACAGCATCACCAAGGGCTGGGAAATCTACAACCTGTTCGACCAGCCGCAGAAGGTCTACATCAACGGCGTCGAATCGTGCACCAGCGCGGACATCCTGAAGCGCATCGAGCCCATTGCCGCCAAGAAGCCGCACAAGCTCTTTCTCATGATCGGCATCAATGAAATCAAGGCCCAAAACCGCATCATCGACAATTACGACAAGATCATCAGAATAATCCAGGAAGCCTCGCCCTACACGCTCATCTACGTGCAAAGCATCCTGCCCACCCGCAGCCAGACCATCGACAACGCCGACATCCTGGCCACCAACAAACGCTTGAAAGCCCTGTGCGCCCGGCAAAACAACTTCGTGCGCTACATCGACCTCTACGACTCGTTTCTGGCCGACGACGGCAAGCTCGGCCCCAATTTCACCGAAGATGGCATCCATCTCACCAAAAACGGCTACTCGCTCTGGAAAAAACTCCTTCTAAGCCAGATGTGA
- a CDS encoding amphi-Trp domain-containing protein — protein MGDKSEIFHCDEKMLTYDAAIYLENLVAGLRQGKLGVTGEDGPVCIDLPLVGTLEVSFKEKIKPGKSKRKLTIELSWKDKEDIGLED, from the coding sequence ATGGGCGACAAATCGGAAATCTTCCACTGCGACGAAAAAATGCTGACCTACGACGCCGCCATCTATCTGGAAAACCTCGTGGCCGGATTGCGCCAGGGCAAACTGGGCGTAACGGGCGAGGACGGTCCGGTCTGCATCGATCTCCCCCTTGTCGGCACCCTTGAGGTCAGCTTCAAGGAAAAGATCAAGCCCGGCAAATCCAAGCGCAAGCTGACCATCGAGTTGTCCTGGAAGGACAAAGAGGACATCGGTCTCGAGGACTAG
- a CDS encoding alpha-hydroxy-acid oxidizing protein gives MDLTTLRKKAREELKGYCRVCPVCDGRACAGEAPGMGGTGTGAAFGANLQALCAYRLNMRTLHGVRTADTTVNLFGRELSMPVLAAPMTGVLYNMGGRLSEEDFIRTIVAGAKAAGTLGMSGDGADPAMFDSGLAAIAAAGGHGVPFIKPRAQEAVKALLKKAQAAGAVAAGVDVDGAGLAVMALKGQPVSPKTPAELAELISGTTLPFVVKGIMTPDEARLAFDAGAAAIVVSNHGGRVLDHTPGAAEVLPGIVRAVKGRGVILADGGVRTGADVLKYLALGADAVLVGRPLVTGAFGGGAEGVAFLLQKLRAELASAMLLTGTASVREVSPHILCPNPCG, from the coding sequence ATGGATCTGACGACACTTCGCAAAAAAGCCAGGGAAGAACTCAAGGGATACTGCCGGGTCTGCCCGGTCTGCGACGGCCGGGCCTGCGCCGGGGAGGCCCCGGGCATGGGCGGGACGGGTACGGGGGCGGCCTTCGGGGCCAACCTGCAGGCCCTCTGCGCCTATCGGCTCAACATGCGCACGCTCCATGGTGTCAGGACCGCCGACACCACTGTAAATCTTTTCGGCCGGGAACTGTCCATGCCGGTTCTGGCCGCCCCCATGACAGGAGTTCTTTACAACATGGGCGGGAGACTGTCCGAAGAGGACTTCATCCGCACGATCGTCGCCGGGGCCAAGGCCGCCGGCACCCTCGGCATGAGCGGCGACGGGGCCGATCCGGCCATGTTCGACAGCGGCCTTGCCGCCATCGCGGCCGCGGGCGGCCACGGCGTCCCGTTTATCAAGCCCCGGGCCCAGGAAGCCGTCAAGGCGCTTCTGAAAAAGGCCCAGGCGGCCGGGGCCGTGGCCGCCGGCGTGGACGTGGACGGCGCGGGCCTGGCCGTCATGGCCCTCAAGGGGCAGCCCGTTTCGCCCAAGACGCCGGCAGAGCTGGCCGAACTCATCTCCGGCACCACCTTGCCGTTCGTGGTCAAGGGCATCATGACCCCGGACGAGGCCAGGCTGGCCTTTGACGCCGGCGCGGCCGCCATCGTGGTTTCCAACCACGGCGGCCGGGTCCTCGACCACACCCCGGGCGCGGCCGAGGTCCTGCCGGGCATCGTCCGGGCGGTCAAGGGCCGCGGGGTGATCCTGGCCGACGGCGGCGTCCGGACCGGGGCCGACGTACTCAAATACCTGGCCCTCGGAGCCGACGCCGTGCTGGTCGGCCGGCCGCTGGTGACCGGGGCGTTTGGCGGCGGCGCCGAAGGCGTGGCCTTTTTGCTGCAAAAGCTGCGGGCCGAACTGGCATCCGCCATGCTCCTGACCGGCACGGCCTCGGTGCGTGAGGTCTCTCCGCACATCCTTTGTCCCAATCCCTGCGGCTGA
- a CDS encoding LysM peptidoglycan-binding domain-containing protein: MRPIIACLALGLLAGVTACSGGDKDSFRNVDHDKNGRISYEELLFVFPEVSPEVFAKLDANGDGGLSLEEYQTFAKGDIQPAAGGQAPAKTPAAPKLPAQGQMRPGDGGQLSIPYRGEEVIEIPAPGSDAGAKSRSDKGKKDPKDQKAKPEATKSGEATQYTVVRGDNLRRIAHKFGVTVEDITRANGNMNPDTLRDGQVLTIPAHP, encoded by the coding sequence ATGCGGCCTATCATTGCTTGTTTGGCTCTCGGCCTGCTGGCCGGGGTCACTGCCTGTTCCGGAGGGGACAAAGATTCCTTCCGCAATGTCGATCATGACAAGAACGGCCGGATTTCCTACGAGGAACTGCTGTTCGTGTTCCCGGAAGTCAGCCCCGAAGTCTTTGCCAAGCTCGACGCCAACGGCGACGGCGGCCTTTCCCTCGAGGAATACCAAACCTTTGCAAAGGGCGATATCCAGCCGGCCGCCGGGGGCCAGGCTCCGGCCAAGACCCCGGCCGCGCCAAAGCTCCCGGCCCAGGGGCAGATGCGGCCGGGCGATGGCGGCCAGTTGTCCATTCCCTACCGGGGTGAGGAAGTCATCGAGATTCCGGCGCCAGGAAGTGACGCTGGCGCCAAATCCCGGTCCGACAAAGGGAAAAAGGACCCGAAAGACCAAAAGGCCAAGCCCGAGGCCACCAAAAGCGGCGAAGCCACCCAGTATACCGTGGTCCGGGGCGACAACCTGCGACGGATCGCCCACAAGTTCGGCGTCACCGTAGAAGACATCACCCGGGCCAACGGCAACATGAACCCGGACACCCTTCGCGACGGGCAGGTGCTGACGATTCCGGCCCATCCCTGA
- a CDS encoding tetratricopeptide repeat protein has protein sequence MRFFHLMLAALLFLAAVAPANALTQEEILKRRLDKMRQAEPEIRTEEQQRQEQNRQNAASVASEPVKADTETLAIPDPVRRPSPEPKSGLWQQKPAAAKPAVDAPPQANVSPQQAATPPPLPAGTLPASSASPAPIAAPTPAPAAKAKGSTRDPKAAAALAAQAAKAASAGDMDTALTLLDEAVAADPFDPDLLNNRGNVQNNRGKVKEALADYDKAITLKTSDAAYFTNRGLAHERLGNPERACTDYKKACELGDCEFFKSFKAEGHCR, from the coding sequence ATGCGATTTTTTCACCTCATGCTTGCGGCCCTCCTCTTTTTGGCCGCGGTCGCCCCGGCCAACGCCCTGACCCAGGAAGAGATCCTCAAGCGCCGATTGGACAAGATGCGCCAGGCCGAGCCGGAAATACGTACCGAAGAGCAGCAGCGCCAGGAGCAGAACCGGCAAAACGCCGCCTCGGTCGCGTCCGAGCCGGTCAAGGCCGATACCGAGACCCTGGCCATCCCGGATCCTGTCCGTCGGCCGTCGCCGGAACCCAAAAGCGGCCTGTGGCAGCAAAAGCCGGCTGCCGCCAAACCGGCCGTTGACGCGCCGCCCCAGGCAAACGTTTCCCCGCAACAGGCCGCAACGCCGCCCCCCCTTCCGGCCGGGACTCTTCCCGCATCGAGCGCCTCGCCGGCTCCGATCGCTGCGCCAACGCCGGCCCCGGCCGCCAAGGCCAAAGGCTCGACCCGCGATCCGAAGGCCGCCGCGGCCCTGGCCGCCCAGGCCGCCAAGGCCGCGTCCGCCGGCGACATGGACACCGCCCTGACCTTGCTCGACGAAGCCGTGGCCGCCGATCCGTTCGACCCGGACCTGCTCAACAACCGGGGCAACGTGCAAAACAATAGGGGAAAGGTGAAGGAAGCATTGGCGGATTACGACAAAGCGATTACCTTGAAGACCTCGGATGCGGCCTACTTCACCAATCGTGGCTTGGCGCACGAACGGCTCGGTAACCCGGAACGGGCCTGCACCGACTACAAGAAAGCCTGCGAGTTGGGAGACTGCGAGTTTTTCAAGAGCTTCAAAGCGGAAGGCCATTGCCGGTAA
- a CDS encoding diaminopimelate decarboxylase, translating into MEMVRKALVDGMIRETDTAVVVYDLDRLEAGVAELAAAFGPQTLAAVAVKANPLPPVLAFLWGLGAGAEAASLPELHLALAAGVPAGRIVFDSPAKTADELRLALTLGVWVNADNLEEVARLDTLAASLGRPPEAGLRVNPQVGLGRIKATSVAGRYSKFGVPLEKRREIKAAFARHPWLTGLHVHVGSQGCPLDLLVAGVGAVYDLALEIDREQGPGRVRRLDIGGGLPATYRENDSPPTPAAYAAALATRCPGIFSGDRELVTEFGRWLHAPAAVAISRVEYVKRQRGHRTAVLHLGADMFVRECYNPKSWSHRVAVLTADGLEKTGEKSAWHLAGPLCFSGDFPVWRVRLPDIDEGDLLVIRDVGAYTLSMWSRYNSRQMPRVLAVRDGRFSVLRERESPDDVVRFWRGEAETWRRP; encoded by the coding sequence ATGGAAATGGTGCGAAAGGCCCTGGTCGACGGCATGATCCGCGAAACGGACACGGCCGTGGTGGTCTACGATCTGGACCGGCTGGAAGCGGGGGTGGCCGAACTCGCGGCCGCCTTCGGACCGCAAACGCTTGCGGCCGTGGCCGTCAAGGCCAATCCCCTGCCGCCGGTGCTGGCGTTTCTCTGGGGACTTGGGGCCGGGGCCGAGGCCGCCTCCCTGCCGGAACTCCATCTGGCCCTGGCGGCCGGAGTGCCGGCCGGCCGGATCGTCTTCGACTCCCCGGCCAAGACCGCAGACGAGCTGCGACTGGCCCTGACCCTCGGCGTGTGGGTCAATGCCGACAATCTGGAGGAAGTGGCCCGCCTGGACACCCTGGCCGCCTCCCTTGGCCGCCCGCCCGAGGCCGGACTCCGGGTCAATCCCCAGGTCGGCCTTGGCCGCATCAAGGCCACCAGCGTGGCCGGACGGTATTCGAAGTTCGGCGTGCCCCTGGAAAAGCGGCGGGAGATCAAGGCCGCCTTTGCCCGCCATCCCTGGCTGACGGGCCTGCACGTCCATGTCGGGTCTCAGGGCTGTCCCCTGGATCTGCTTGTGGCCGGGGTCGGGGCCGTCTACGACCTGGCCCTGGAAATCGACCGGGAGCAGGGGCCCGGCCGGGTGCGGCGGCTGGATATCGGCGGCGGCCTGCCGGCCACCTACCGCGAGAACGACAGTCCGCCCACGCCCGCAGCCTATGCCGCGGCCCTGGCCACGCGCTGTCCGGGAATCTTTTCCGGCGACCGGGAACTGGTGACCGAATTCGGCCGATGGCTCCATGCCCCGGCTGCCGTGGCCATAAGCCGGGTGGAATACGTCAAGCGCCAGCGGGGCCACCGGACGGCCGTGCTGCACCTTGGCGCGGACATGTTCGTGCGTGAGTGCTACAACCCGAAGTCGTGGTCCCACCGGGTGGCGGTCCTCACGGCGGACGGCCTGGAAAAGACAGGGGAAAAAAGTGCTTGGCATCTGGCCGGGCCGCTGTGCTTTTCCGGAGACTTTCCGGTCTGGCGGGTCCGCCTGCCGGACATCGACGAGGGCGACCTGCTCGTCATCCGCGACGTTGGGGCCTACACCCTGTCCATGTGGTCGCGCTACAACAGCCGGCAGATGCCCCGGGTCCTGGCCGTGCGGGATGGCCGCTTTTCGGTGCTGCGGGAACGCGAGTCACCGGACGACGTGGTGCGGTTCTGGCGCGGCGAAGCCGAAACCTGGCGGCGTCCTTGA